The Synechocystis sp. PCC 7509 genome includes a window with the following:
- a CDS encoding aliphatic sulfonate ABC transporter substrate-binding protein: MAIFGFVSAIAISSCNPNTSTLNTIRLDYAYYNPVSLVLKEKGWLEQDLAKDNIKVEWVQSLGSNKALELLNSRSIDFGSTAGAAALIGKANGNPIKSVYVYSKPEWTALVTGAKSNIQKVEDLKGKRVAVTRGTDPHIFLLRALDQARLSQKDVELIQLQHPDGRAALEKGDVDAWAGLDPHMARTEVEKGSRLFFREPNFNSYGVLNVRSAFAKDYPSYVERVLSIYEKGRKWSLQNPEELKQVLVKEAKLTDAIAAKQLERTDLSSATIGEVQKQAISAAGDVLKKSGVIKESINVAQVVGELVDPQFITKIANK, translated from the coding sequence ATGGCGATTTTTGGATTTGTAAGTGCGATCGCAATTTCTAGTTGCAATCCTAATACTTCAACTCTAAATACAATCCGTCTAGATTATGCTTACTACAACCCCGTAAGCTTAGTTTTAAAAGAAAAAGGCTGGCTAGAACAAGACCTTGCCAAAGACAACATCAAAGTTGAATGGGTGCAGAGTTTGGGGAGTAATAAAGCCCTAGAATTGCTCAATAGTCGGAGTATTGATTTCGGTTCTACAGCAGGCGCGGCGGCTTTGATTGGGAAAGCAAATGGGAATCCGATTAAATCCGTTTATGTCTATTCCAAGCCAGAATGGACTGCATTAGTAACAGGTGCTAAGTCGAACATTCAAAAAGTGGAAGACTTGAAGGGTAAGCGAGTTGCAGTCACAAGAGGAACTGACCCCCATATCTTTTTATTGAGAGCGTTAGATCAAGCCCGTCTTAGTCAAAAAGATGTAGAGTTGATTCAGTTGCAACATCCTGATGGTAGAGCAGCTTTAGAAAAAGGCGATGTAGATGCTTGGGCGGGATTAGATCCGCACATGGCTAGAACCGAGGTAGAAAAAGGTTCTCGTTTATTTTTCCGCGAACCAAATTTTAATAGCTACGGCGTTTTAAATGTTCGCTCCGCCTTTGCAAAAGATTACCCCAGCTATGTTGAACGAGTTTTGAGTATTTATGAAAAAGGGCGCAAATGGTCTTTGCAAAATCCAGAAGAATTAAAGCAAGTATTGGTTAAAGAAGCAAAATTAACCGATGCCATAGCTGCCAAACAACTAGAACGAACGGATTTATCTAGTGCCACGATTGGAGAGGTACAAAAGCAGGCAATTAGCGCGGCGGGGGATGTGTTGAAAAAAAGTGGCGTAATCAAGGAATCGATTAATGTGGCGCAGGTGGTTGGTGAATTAGTCGATCCTCAGTTTATTACCAAAATTGCTAATAAGTAG
- the cysE gene encoding serine O-acetyltransferase: MLNNLSADFKIIFERDPAARHWLEVLVCYPGIQALFGHQVAHWLYCHQIPFIPRGISYLVRFVTGIEIHPGAKIGKGVFIDHGMGVVIGETAVVGDYSTIYQGVTLGGTGKEQGKRHPTVGQNVVLGAGAKVLGNISIGDRVRLGAGSVVLRNIPSDCTVVGVPGRIVRREGKLVNDDSLPDPEAEVIRALFDKIQALEAEVNRLKASRGVVPAVNTHRLKQKDNLLIENFLDGAGI, from the coding sequence TTGCTAAACAATTTAAGTGCCGATTTTAAAATTATTTTTGAGCGAGATCCAGCCGCCCGTCACTGGTTAGAAGTTTTAGTTTGCTATCCAGGAATCCAAGCACTTTTTGGGCATCAAGTAGCCCATTGGCTCTATTGCCACCAAATACCGTTTATTCCTCGCGGTATCTCCTATTTAGTCCGTTTTGTAACGGGGATTGAGATTCATCCAGGGGCAAAAATTGGTAAAGGGGTGTTTATAGATCATGGGATGGGGGTTGTAATTGGCGAAACTGCCGTTGTGGGAGATTACAGCACCATCTATCAGGGTGTGACATTAGGCGGTACGGGAAAAGAACAGGGAAAGCGCCACCCCACCGTAGGACAAAACGTAGTATTAGGTGCAGGAGCTAAAGTCTTAGGCAATATCTCAATTGGCGATCGCGTTCGTCTTGGCGCAGGTTCGGTAGTTTTGAGAAATATTCCTAGCGATTGCACTGTTGTAGGTGTTCCGGGACGCATTGTTCGCCGCGAAGGAAAGCTTGTTAATGATGACAGTTTGCCAGATCCAGAAGCGGAGGTAATTCGCGCCTTATTTGACAAAATTCAAGCTCTAGAAGCTGAGGTTAATCGTCTTAAAGCTTCTAGAGGTGTAGTTCCGGCGGTAAATACTCATAGGTTGAAGCAAAAAGACAACCTGTTAATTGAGAATTTTCTAGATGGCGCGGGAATTTAG
- a CDS encoding ABC transporter ATP-binding protein encodes MALYKEIMLQVESVTKQFLNKFVALDNVSLQVNTGEIVSLVGTSGCGKSTLLRMVAGLDKPTSGRVIIAKKTINSPHPAVGIVFQEPRLMPWLTVRKNIEFGLERISPREKAQKATSILERVGLAQFAQALPRQLSGGMAQRVAIARALITNPSVLLLDEPFSALDAFTRLKLQKHLLQIWDYDRPTMLLVTHDIEEALVLSDRIIVMGGNPGQVLQEYIIDLPRPRQRTTVTFQRWKEQILNSLDLFEKTMLVENAAIKI; translated from the coding sequence ATGGCTCTTTATAAGGAAATTATGCTGCAAGTTGAAAGTGTTACCAAGCAATTTTTAAATAAGTTTGTCGCCCTAGATAATGTCAGCTTACAGGTAAACACCGGGGAAATTGTCAGCTTAGTAGGAACGAGTGGTTGCGGTAAAAGTACCTTACTCCGAATGGTTGCAGGGTTAGATAAACCAACATCCGGGCGCGTAATTATTGCCAAAAAAACTATTAATTCTCCTCATCCCGCCGTTGGCATTGTTTTTCAAGAACCGCGTTTAATGCCATGGTTGACAGTGCGAAAAAATATTGAATTTGGTTTAGAACGTATTTCCCCAAGGGAAAAAGCCCAGAAAGCAACTTCTATCTTAGAGCGAGTTGGGTTAGCTCAATTTGCTCAAGCTTTGCCAAGACAGTTATCGGGAGGAATGGCGCAAAGAGTAGCGATCGCGCGCGCTTTAATTACAAATCCTTCTGTTTTGCTATTAGACGAGCCTTTTAGCGCCCTAGATGCCTTTACGCGCCTTAAATTACAAAAGCATCTACTACAAATTTGGGACTACGATCGCCCGACAATGCTGTTAGTTACCCACGATATTGAGGAAGCATTAGTATTAAGCGATCGCATTATTGTTATGGGTGGCAATCCCGGACAAGTTTTGCAAGAATACATAATCGATCTTCCCCGTCCTCGCCAGCGTACAACGGTCACTTTTCAGCGCTGGAAAGAACAAATTCTTAATTCTCTAGACCTTTTTGAAAAAACTATGCTAGTTGAAAATGCAGCTATTAAAATCTAA
- a CDS encoding sulfate/molybdate ABC transporter ATP-binding protein: MTGILIKNISRSFGSFQAVDGINLEIASGSLVALLGPSGSGKSTLLRLIAGLETPDSGKIEIDGRDVTYKSVRSRGIGFVFQHYALFKHMTIRQNIAFGLELQKAPKAKVRAKVEELLNLVQLQGLGDRYPSQLSGGQRQRVALARTLAVEPQVLLLDEPFGALDAKVRKELRASLRQLHEKVNALSNSGGDLPNPRVNVTTIFVTHDQEEAMELADRIVVINKGKVEQVGTPAEIYDNPATAFVMSFVGPVNVLASNSGIFQRQSFTSSSQVFLRPHDVLIQTEPEETSSPAKINRIVHLGWEVEVELSLKDGQEIISYITREDLDRLQLTSAQKVYIKPRKAKAFASVA, translated from the coding sequence ATGACTGGTATTTTGATTAAGAATATTTCCCGCTCGTTTGGCTCGTTTCAAGCCGTAGATGGTATCAACTTAGAAATCGCTTCTGGCTCTTTGGTAGCATTGCTTGGACCTTCGGGATCGGGAAAATCTACCTTACTACGGCTAATTGCGGGGTTAGAAACTCCAGATAGCGGCAAGATTGAGATTGATGGTAGAGATGTAACTTATAAAAGTGTGCGATCGCGCGGTATTGGCTTTGTGTTTCAGCACTACGCCTTGTTTAAGCACATGACTATTCGCCAAAATATTGCTTTTGGATTGGAGTTGCAAAAAGCTCCTAAAGCTAAAGTTAGAGCTAAAGTTGAAGAACTGTTAAACTTAGTACAACTCCAAGGATTGGGCGATCGCTATCCCTCGCAGTTGTCTGGTGGACAAAGGCAAAGGGTAGCTTTGGCTCGTACCTTAGCTGTAGAACCCCAAGTATTGCTATTAGACGAACCTTTTGGGGCGTTAGATGCCAAAGTGCGCAAAGAATTAAGAGCATCACTACGACAATTGCACGAAAAAGTTAACGCGCTATCTAATTCGGGAGGAGACCTCCCGAATCCGCGCGTCAATGTCACTACTATTTTTGTTACCCACGATCAAGAAGAAGCGATGGAACTTGCCGATCGCATTGTGGTAATTAATAAAGGCAAAGTAGAACAAGTAGGTACACCCGCAGAAATCTATGACAACCCAGCCACCGCCTTTGTAATGAGTTTTGTGGGACCGGTAAATGTTCTTGCTAGTAACTCAGGAATTTTTCAGCGCCAAAGTTTTACTTCCTCATCTCAAGTCTTTCTGCGTCCCCACGATGTTTTGATCCAAACGGAGCCAGAAGAAACATCAAGTCCAGCTAAAATTAATCGTATTGTCCATTTAGGTTGGGAAGTTGAAGTTGAACTAAGCCTGAAAGATGGTCAAGAAATCATCTCCTACATCACCAGAGAAGACCTCGATCGCTTGCAACTGACTTCGGCGCAAAAAGTTTATATCAAACCTCGAAAAGCAAAGGCTTTTGCAAGTGTTGCTTGA
- a CDS encoding Uma2 family endonuclease, translated as MTTTYKWTIERYHQAIDAGLFDDQPVELLRGAIVVMPPERETHAYYNSEVGDYLRTILGNSVKIREAHPITLPNDSEPVPDLAIVKPLGAIYLEHHPYPDDIFWLIEFSNTTLSKDLNEKKAVYSQAGIAEYWVVNLTGRKVSVFRDLENECYVTEETFTTGVVSPQFFPDVQIQVKRLMN; from the coding sequence ATGACTACTACTTACAAATGGACAATTGAACGTTACCATCAGGCGATCGATGCGGGACTATTTGACGATCAGCCCGTCGAGTTATTGCGCGGAGCTATTGTAGTTATGCCCCCAGAGCGAGAAACCCACGCTTACTACAATAGTGAAGTTGGAGATTATTTGCGAACTATTCTCGGAAATAGTGTCAAAATCCGCGAGGCGCACCCCATTACCTTGCCCAATGACTCCGAACCCGTCCCAGACTTGGCAATTGTTAAACCATTAGGTGCAATCTATCTAGAACATCATCCCTATCCTGACGATATTTTTTGGTTAATTGAGTTCTCTAATACTACTCTTAGCAAAGACCTAAACGAGAAAAAAGCAGTTTATAGCCAAGCAGGTATCGCTGAATATTGGGTAGTAAATCTTACTGGTCGGAAAGTCTCAGTTTTTCGAGACTTAGAAAACGAGTGCTATGTCACAGAAGAAACCTTTACAACTGGGGTTGTTTCTCCTCAATTCTTTCCTGATGTACAAATCCAGGTAAAAAGATTAATGAATTAA
- a CDS encoding restriction endonuclease subunit M: MSVENLKTYLEQAIEDGHARLAGEGKKECIYYIATDHSERWSDPEEKVRAEFWAELIYKYEYDPSRIRFEVRVPRRTPNDFADLVIYKDEECKEPYFVFEAKRSDISDAEFAQSIEQACGNRASLGSPFCGAIAGLTRRLLRFDKFPPGERERNHLTDIPKRYGNPPQWRFYKNKPGQDLSAVSRDKLRSAIRKCHQTLWEGGRRSPIAAFGEFCKIVFVKHRDEKNEDRQDGEPYAFQRRDGESSDELAKRIFKLYATEQEQEPGVFTDPINVEPPVLAQVVEHLEGISLDRTELDTKGVAFEEFMGGFFKGDFGQYFTPRELIAFSIEVLNPERKQLVLDPACGSGGFLLYALDHIRREANRRYPNYKTDSPQGISHYKHWHDFAEHNLFGIEINEELARVAKMNMIIHDDGHTNIVGHDALDFLTKLTAIKPELVPGKFDLILTNPPFGSVVKGTEKGDGYLDQFDLRRYLNKSTTGTEPDESEQGERDAKRGAKAVKARTSIKTEILFIERVWSYLKPGEGRAAIVLPDGILTNSSLQGVRNWMLSHFQILAVVSLPQFAFAYYDAGVKASIIFLRRLQDGETVPNDAPIFMALAENIGYDATGRKTFNVTVESEILEKEKVERQSCDLFDYRVYFEWSTVNPKEPGWSERHREIIPDTGLVAQWREFQRDPTPFFV; this comes from the coding sequence ATGTCGGTAGAAAATCTCAAGACTTATCTCGAACAGGCGATTGAGGACGGTCATGCTAGGCTTGCAGGGGAAGGCAAAAAGGAATGTATTTACTACATTGCGACCGATCACTCTGAGCGATGGTCTGATCCGGAAGAGAAAGTTCGGGCTGAGTTTTGGGCTGAATTGATCTACAAATACGAATACGATCCCAGCCGGATTCGGTTTGAGGTGAGAGTACCACGCCGGACTCCCAATGACTTCGCTGACTTGGTGATTTACAAAGATGAGGAGTGCAAAGAGCCTTATTTTGTTTTTGAGGCAAAGCGTTCAGATATTAGCGATGCTGAGTTTGCTCAATCTATCGAGCAAGCCTGCGGTAATCGAGCAAGTCTTGGTTCTCCGTTTTGTGGTGCGATCGCAGGTTTAACCCGTCGCCTTCTGCGCTTTGACAAATTTCCACCTGGTGAGCGAGAGCGCAACCACCTAACAGATATTCCAAAACGCTATGGGAATCCTCCCCAATGGCGGTTTTACAAAAACAAACCTGGACAGGATCTCTCTGCTGTTTCCCGTGATAAACTACGTTCTGCCATCCGCAAATGCCATCAGACTCTTTGGGAAGGTGGTCGCCGTAGTCCAATTGCTGCTTTTGGCGAGTTTTGTAAGATTGTCTTTGTTAAACATCGAGATGAGAAAAACGAAGATCGTCAAGATGGTGAACCTTATGCCTTTCAGCGTCGAGATGGTGAGAGCAGTGATGAGCTTGCTAAACGTATTTTTAAGCTTTATGCAACCGAACAGGAACAAGAACCAGGCGTTTTTACCGACCCAATTAATGTAGAGCCACCAGTCCTTGCACAGGTTGTCGAGCATTTAGAAGGAATTTCGCTCGATCGGACAGAACTTGATACAAAAGGTGTCGCTTTTGAGGAGTTCATGGGCGGTTTCTTCAAAGGTGATTTTGGTCAATACTTTACGCCTCGTGAACTTATCGCTTTTTCTATCGAAGTGCTGAACCCAGAGCGTAAGCAGCTAGTGCTTGATCCTGCTTGTGGATCGGGGGGCTTTTTGCTTTATGCGCTTGACCACATTCGCCGGGAAGCAAATCGCCGTTATCCTAATTATAAAACTGATTCGCCTCAAGGTATCAGTCATTACAAGCACTGGCATGACTTTGCAGAACATAATCTATTTGGAATTGAAATCAATGAAGAACTAGCCCGTGTCGCCAAGATGAATATGATTATTCATGATGATGGTCATACCAATATTGTGGGACATGATGCGCTGGATTTTTTGACTAAGTTAACTGCAATTAAGCCTGAGCTTGTTCCAGGTAAATTTGACTTAATCTTGACAAATCCGCCTTTCGGTTCGGTAGTCAAGGGAACTGAAAAAGGTGATGGGTATCTCGATCAGTTTGATTTACGTAGGTATTTGAACAAATCTACAACTGGTACAGAACCAGACGAATCCGAGCAAGGCGAGAGAGATGCAAAGCGGGGAGCAAAAGCGGTAAAAGCCCGTACTAGCATCAAAACGGAAATTTTGTTTATAGAACGGGTTTGGTCTTATCTTAAGCCGGGTGAAGGGCGTGCAGCCATCGTATTACCTGACGGGATTCTTACTAATTCTTCACTGCAAGGGGTACGTAATTGGATGCTGTCACATTTCCAAATTCTGGCAGTAGTTAGCTTACCTCAGTTTGCTTTTGCTTATTACGATGCTGGGGTGAAAGCGAGTATTATTTTTCTCCGTCGATTGCAGGATGGGGAAACAGTACCCAATGATGCGCCGATTTTTATGGCGCTGGCTGAAAATATTGGCTATGACGCAACAGGACGGAAAACTTTTAATGTAACGGTCGAGAGTGAAATTCTAGAGAAAGAGAAAGTAGAGCGACAAAGCTGCGATCTGTTCGATTACCGCGTTTATTTTGAGTGGAGTACGGTTAATCCTAAAGAACCAGGATGGAGTGAACGTCACCGCGAAATTATTCCTGATACTGGATTAGTTGCTCAGTGGCGAGAGTTTCAAAGAGATCCAACACCTTTTTTCGTCTAA
- the psb32 gene encoding photosystem II repair protein Psb32: MQRQLINDKKYLQRFILALGLVIIALSAIAFPASATGIYQIPKVTPGASPWVIDQSEVLSRINEGTISSNLEKLAKQTGNEVRIVTIRRLDYGETPESFAKGLFKKWFPTPEAQANQTLLVIDTLSSGTAIETGTKSLLTDDIATSVVNETILAPLKQDEKYNQAFLDASSRLIAVLSGETDPGPPQIVANVSTERTFKTAEETGSSNATVWVIGFLIAATVIPMATYYLYVK; encoded by the coding sequence ATGCAACGGCAATTAATTAATGACAAAAAGTATCTGCAACGGTTTATTTTAGCTCTAGGGCTAGTAATTATCGCCCTAAGCGCGATCGCATTTCCAGCCAGCGCTACAGGTATTTATCAAATTCCCAAAGTCACCCCCGGCGCTAGTCCTTGGGTAATCGACCAGTCAGAAGTGCTAAGTCGAATCAATGAAGGCACAATTAGCAGCAACTTAGAAAAACTAGCCAAACAAACCGGAAACGAAGTCCGCATAGTAACCATTCGCCGCCTTGATTACGGTGAAACTCCAGAAAGCTTTGCTAAAGGACTGTTTAAGAAATGGTTTCCCACTCCCGAAGCCCAAGCCAATCAAACTTTACTGGTAATAGATACTCTCAGTAGTGGGACAGCGATTGAAACTGGAACAAAATCTTTACTAACCGACGACATCGCTACCAGTGTAGTTAATGAAACCATCCTTGCACCTTTAAAGCAAGATGAGAAATATAATCAAGCATTTTTAGACGCAAGTAGTCGTCTAATTGCCGTTTTATCCGGCGAAACCGACCCCGGCCCGCCCCAAATTGTCGCCAATGTTAGCACCGAACGCACCTTTAAAACTGCGGAAGAAACAGGTAGCAGTAATGCCACCGTGTGGGTAATTGGCTTTTTAATTGCTGCTACTGTTATTCCGATGGCAACTTATTACTTATACG
- a CDS encoding ABC transporter permease, whose protein sequence is MSISSIKDYTGQRKKRSLKLNWTKGLILPVVLLIGWESLAQIGFFPPNLLPAPTSVIGTIWELTISGELFNHITITLYRVALGFVIGGAVATVLGALTGYSPLINQLLDPLLQSLRSIPSLAWVPLFILWMGIYETSKVALIAVGVFFPVYLNLMSGIQGVDRKLVEVGKVYRLNPLQLIRRVFLPATMPAYIVGLRSGLGLGWMFVVAAEIMGASQGLGFLLVDGQTTGRPEIVIASILLFAILGKLTDSAIAFVGKHLLHWQDAYGSL, encoded by the coding sequence ATGAGTATTTCATCAATAAAAGACTACACTGGGCAGCGCAAAAAGAGATCGCTAAAGTTAAATTGGACAAAAGGTCTAATTCTTCCCGTTGTGCTGCTAATTGGTTGGGAAAGTCTGGCGCAAATTGGTTTCTTTCCCCCTAATTTATTGCCTGCGCCTACGTCTGTTATTGGCACTATTTGGGAATTGACTATTAGCGGCGAACTATTCAATCACATTACTATTACGCTTTACCGCGTTGCTTTAGGTTTTGTAATTGGCGGCGCAGTTGCTACAGTTTTAGGCGCTCTAACGGGCTATTCACCTTTAATAAACCAACTTTTAGATCCTTTATTGCAATCGCTGCGGAGTATTCCATCTCTAGCTTGGGTGCCATTATTTATCCTGTGGATGGGTATTTATGAAACTTCCAAAGTTGCCTTAATTGCGGTGGGGGTGTTCTTTCCCGTTTACTTAAATCTCATGAGCGGCATACAGGGAGTAGATCGTAAGTTGGTGGAGGTGGGGAAAGTTTATCGTTTAAATCCATTACAACTAATTCGGCGCGTCTTTTTACCTGCAACAATGCCAGCTTATATAGTGGGCTTGCGGAGCGGTTTGGGTTTGGGATGGATGTTTGTAGTGGCGGCGGAAATTATGGGCGCAAGTCAAGGATTAGGCTTTTTGTTAGTAGATGGGCAAACTACAGGTCGTCCAGAGATTGTAATTGCGAGTATCTTACTATTTGCAATTTTAGGCAAGTTGACCGATAGCGCGATCGCATTTGTAGGTAAACATCTTCTCCATTGGCAAGATGCCTATGGCTCTTTATAA
- a CDS encoding acyl-CoA dehydrogenase family protein — translation MQLLKSKTSLDYLTLATALAEEFAITAVERDAKGGTPKQERDRLRQSGLLKLIIPKEYGGLGETWITTLKISRELAKADSSIAHVFSYHHLGVIIPHIFGSEAQKEQYYSKTIENNWFWCNALNPLDRRTTLTPDGNNFRLNGVKSFCSGSKDSDILPITATNNDEITILAIPTQRQGINIQDDWDNMGQRQTDSGSIVFDNVVVYEDEILALRDRTPTPFNTIRACLTQLNLANIYLGIAQGALAAAKQYTRTSTKPWLTSGVESATVDPYILQHYGNMWVELQGATCLTDIAGELLQNAWEQEWNLTAEQRGECAIAIATAKVAATKVGLDITSQIFEVMGARATTGKYGFDRYWRNLRTFTLHDPIDYKVLDIGNWLLNEQLPKPNFYS, via the coding sequence ATGCAGCTATTAAAATCTAAAACATCCCTTGATTACCTTACGTTGGCGACGGCTTTAGCGGAAGAATTTGCGATTACCGCCGTAGAACGAGATGCTAAAGGAGGTACGCCAAAACAAGAACGCGATCGCCTCCGTCAAAGCGGTTTACTCAAACTTATCATCCCCAAAGAGTATGGTGGTTTAGGTGAAACTTGGATTACTACGCTCAAAATTAGCCGCGAATTAGCTAAAGCTGATAGTTCTATTGCTCATGTCTTTTCGTATCACCATTTAGGCGTAATTATCCCGCACATTTTCGGCTCAGAAGCCCAAAAAGAGCAATATTACTCAAAAACCATCGAAAATAACTGGTTTTGGTGCAATGCTTTAAACCCTTTAGATCGGCGAACTACTTTAACTCCTGATGGTAATAATTTTCGGCTCAATGGGGTTAAAAGTTTCTGTTCTGGCTCTAAAGACTCAGATATCTTACCAATTACTGCTACTAATAATGATGAAATAACTATATTAGCGATTCCCACCCAAAGACAAGGCATAAATATTCAAGATGATTGGGATAACATGGGACAGCGCCAGACCGATAGCGGCAGCATTGTATTTGATAACGTAGTAGTGTACGAAGATGAGATTTTAGCGCTGCGCGATCGCACTCCAACACCTTTTAATACAATCCGCGCCTGTCTGACACAGTTAAATCTTGCCAATATCTATCTAGGAATTGCTCAAGGTGCATTAGCCGCCGCTAAACAATATACCCGTACCTCTACAAAGCCTTGGCTAACTTCGGGAGTAGAAAGCGCAACCGTTGACCCTTATATTCTCCAGCACTACGGCAATATGTGGGTAGAGTTGCAAGGCGCAACTTGTTTGACAGATATTGCTGGAGAATTGCTACAAAATGCTTGGGAACAGGAATGGAATTTAACAGCAGAACAAAGAGGAGAATGTGCAATTGCGATCGCAACGGCAAAAGTTGCAGCGACTAAAGTAGGTTTAGATATTACGAGTCAAATATTTGAAGTTATGGGCGCACGTGCTACAACGGGGAAATACGGTTTTGACCGCTACTGGCGCAACCTCCGCACCTTTACCTTGCACGATCCTATAGATTATAAGGTGCTTGACATTGGCAATTGGCTACTCAACGAACAACTACCAAAGCCTAATTTTTATTCGTAA
- a CDS encoding Crp/Fnr family transcriptional regulator codes for MTILMPQCDRLTEPKLTNFPRRSLLPLRQDSVWLLHSGVVRTLTVLEDGTAVTLGLWGNEDIVGKPLSQANPYQIESLTPVEATLIYKQNWHEVTDAMLLHMQRSEEFIQILHYRQAETTLLQLFGWLVKRFGYQDLQGQQRIDLRLTHQDIADLVGLTRVTVTRLMKVFERQGIIQRQERQFVVMQDQAPFWHYEI; via the coding sequence ATGACTATTTTAATGCCGCAGTGCGATCGCCTTACTGAACCAAAACTTACTAATTTTCCCCGTCGCTCTTTGTTGCCATTAAGACAAGATTCTGTCTGGTTGCTACACAGTGGAGTAGTTCGGACTTTAACGGTACTAGAAGACGGAACCGCCGTTACGTTGGGATTGTGGGGAAACGAGGATATTGTGGGTAAACCTTTATCGCAAGCTAATCCTTATCAAATTGAATCTCTTACACCTGTAGAAGCAACGCTAATTTACAAACAAAACTGGCACGAAGTCACAGATGCAATGCTTTTACATATGCAGCGCTCAGAGGAATTTATTCAAATACTGCACTATAGACAAGCTGAAACTACTTTGCTGCAATTATTTGGTTGGTTAGTTAAAAGATTTGGCTATCAAGACTTGCAAGGACAGCAACGAATTGATTTGCGTTTGACTCATCAAGATATTGCCGATTTAGTGGGCTTAACTCGCGTTACAGTTACGCGGCTAATGAAAGTTTTTGAAAGACAAGGAATTATTCAACGTCAAGAGCGGCAATTTGTGGTTATGCAAGACCAAGCACCATTTTGGCATTATGAGATTTAG
- a CDS encoding restriction endonuclease subunit S — translation MQEPAYGAASRAVPRINQNQPRYIRITDFDDDGIETDHEFLTADPVDLDHELIKDDLLFARSGATVGKTYLHEDTSEPAIFAGYCIRFRLNKYNVLPRFVYFFTKTDVYARWVAAIQRPSGQPNINKEEFKNIQIPVPPIATQTELVAAMDEARSQRKQKLAQADALLSSLDNYLLNTLGLDRPDKDDRKVFSIQCSGINGRFDPHFHAPSFKQVSRLLSTTITASLGSLVSFSKETWKLEDDENSTFRYIEISNVKPETGEARWSEVPVKEAPSRARMVVRTDDIIVSLTRPHHGSIAYLSTEFDGCIASTGFAVIRYVSKLVDRDYLWCVLRSQICLQQMLQRSSGGNYPAIIKSELENVIVPVPGMAIQKTVVAEVQNRRNEARRLRSQADRGWQEAKKWFEEQLLGAKPL, via the coding sequence ATGCAAGAACCTGCTTATGGAGCGGCTTCCCGTGCTGTCCCTCGAATTAATCAAAATCAGCCCCGTTATATAAGAATTACAGATTTTGATGATGACGGTATTGAGACAGATCACGAGTTTTTGACGGCTGATCCAGTTGATTTAGATCATGAACTTATCAAAGATGATTTGCTTTTTGCACGTAGTGGTGCAACCGTTGGAAAAACCTACCTTCATGAAGATACAAGCGAACCTGCCATTTTTGCTGGCTATTGCATCCGCTTTAGACTAAATAAATACAATGTTTTGCCAAGATTTGTTTACTTCTTTACAAAAACAGATGTTTATGCACGTTGGGTTGCAGCAATTCAACGTCCGTCTGGACAGCCAAACATCAATAAGGAAGAGTTCAAGAACATACAAATACCAGTGCCGCCAATCGCAACACAAACTGAACTTGTTGCTGCTATGGATGAGGCGCGATCGCAGCGAAAACAAAAACTAGCACAAGCCGATGCTCTCCTTTCTAGTCTTGATAATTATCTACTAAATACTCTTGGACTCGATCGTCCCGATAAAGACGATCGTAAGGTGTTTTCCATCCAATGCTCTGGTATTAACGGACGCTTTGATCCTCATTTTCATGCTCCTAGCTTTAAACAAGTCAGCCGCTTACTTTCCACAACTATTACTGCATCTCTTGGATCGCTAGTGAGTTTTTCTAAAGAAACTTGGAAGCTTGAAGATGATGAAAATTCTACGTTTCGTTATATCGAAATTAGCAATGTAAAGCCAGAAACAGGAGAAGCAAGGTGGTCAGAAGTTCCTGTAAAGGAAGCTCCTAGTCGCGCTCGAATGGTTGTTCGCACAGATGATATTATTGTTAGCCTTACTCGTCCTCATCACGGATCTATTGCCTACCTTTCTACTGAATTTGACGGTTGTATTGCATCAACTGGTTTTGCTGTAATTCGTTATGTCAGTAAATTAGTTGATCGAGATTACCTCTGGTGCGTTCTGCGCTCTCAGATTTGTCTTCAGCAAATGCTTCAGCGTTCTAGTGGTGGTAACTACCCTGCAATCATTAAGTCAGAATTGGAAAATGTTATTGTCCCTGTACCAGGTATGGCTATACAGAAGACTGTCGTTGCTGAAGTGCAAAACCGTCGTAACGAAGCCCGACGTTTGCGATCGCAAGCAGATAGAGGTTGGCAAGAAGCTAAGAAATGGTTTGAAGAACAACTACTTGGAGCCAAACCTTTATGA